DNA from Flavobacteriales bacterium:
GCCCAGCCGCCAGCATAGGCAAGGCCGGACCGGGGCCTGTGCGCGGCCGGGACCGATGCGCCGATTGGCCGTGGTGGGTGCCGTTGGCGCATCCGTCGATTCGCCATCGCCGATCCGTCGAAGATCCCGCTACTTCCAGCGCCGGCCTGCGTTCAGGGACCCAAACACCTCCACCCATGGCTCCCGCCGTCCTCACCCGTCCTTTGCTGGTCTTCACCGCCCTCCTGGTCAGCGCCGGTGCGGTGCGCGCTATTGCCCCGCCCGATGGCGATGTCGTGCTCACGGGCTGGATCCATGTCGAGGACCACACCTGGCAGGATGCCACGGTGGCCGTTGAGGTCAATGGCTCCACACGTACGGCACGCGTATCGGAAACCGGCCGCTTCACGCTTTCCCTTCCCGCTGGAGCCGATGTGGTGCTGCGATTCGAGAAGCCCGGTCACCTGGCCAAGGAAGTGGTGGTGGACACACGCCATGCGGGTCAAGGACCGGCGGGCCGCCGGAAGCGCCACGTGAAGTTCGCCGTGGTCCTGGAACTGGAGCGGCACATGGCAGGCTTCACCTATCACAGCCCCGTGGGCAGCATCGGCTTCGACCAGGAGGGGGGGTGCCTGGCCGTTACCCGGCACCGCGACAAGGTGCCGCCGACCCGCCAACAGCCCATGGTTTTCTGACCATCTTCCCGGGCCCACGCACCGCTGTTCGCGAACATCTGACGAGGATCAGTCGCACATGGCTCCGGATCTCATTATCTTCATCGCATGAGCCCCTTACGCATCATCCGCAAGAAGCCACGCAAGCGGGCGTCGCGCGTGCCCGAGGAGTTGCTCGTCGCATTGCCAGGCCGGAATGGCGCCAAGCCGGAGCGTGTGGCGCTTCAATGGCACGACGGAGCCGGTGAGCTGCACGTCGCCACCTTGACCCCCGCGCAGAGCTGGCCTTACCTCAACTGAGGCACCGCCTTCCTGCGGGGCGATGGAGGATGTCCATCGCATGCTGCGGCTGAAGGCCCGTGCGGTCCTTGGTGCACCATTCCCGTTTCGCGCTTCCAGCCGCTCAGCGGTGCCAGATGAACCGCGTCGCAGCTGAATGCGCTCCGCTTCCGGGATCAAGGATCCGGAAGAGGCAGATGCCCTCCCCTGCCGCGGTCATGTCCACCCATAACGGCCCTTCGGCAGAGAGGGTCCCGGTGCGCACCAAGCGCCCCTGCGCATCGGTGATGTGCCATGGCGTACCTGCCGGCAATGACCCCGTCCAATCGACTCGGAGCATCGGCGATAGGACCTGCACGGAGAGCTTGCGGCGAGGAGCCGCCTCATCGAAGCCTGTGGAGAGGTAGGGCTCCGACGGCACATGGCAGCCATTGGCGTAGGCTACGCTCACCGTGTAGGATCCAGGCGCAACGGGCACGATGCAGCCCTGGTTGCTGTTGGCCAGTTCCACGCCGTTCAGGTACCACGCATAGGCTGGGCCCGGCGGGGTAGCGCACAGCTCGCCATCCTCAGCCGTGATCACGGGCTGCGTGGGCGGCACGAAGACGATGTCCACGGTGACGCCCAGTCCCACTACGTAGTCCGGGCAGATGGCGGGGGCCCCGCTGACGTGGTAGCTCCCGCTTTCCGTCACCACCAGCACGGGAGCATCCGCGCCATCAATGGGCTGCCCGTTGCGCGTCCACTCGATGCTCTCGGTGTAGGGCATGCCGAGCGTAAGCTGCACGAAGGCGCCCTCACAATACTGTGCCGCGCCTTCCCCGGTGATGCCCAATGGCTCATCGCCCTCCGTCATCACTACGGGCGGGAGGAAGACCCAGCCATCCACCAGCACGGGGGCGCTCATTTCAGCGCAGCCATCCAGCTCAGCCAGCACGCTGAAGCTGTAGCCGCTGCTCTGCTGGTAGTCGACGGGCAGGGTCTGCCCCATCGCACCCGGGATGGGCTGCCCCTCCCTATACCATTGGTAACTGTCGTAGACCTGGGTACTCAGCAGCGCGTTCTCAAGCGGGCAAAGCACCAGGTCGCTCGGGCTGATGGTGGGCGTGAATTCGCATTGTGCGCAAAGCCTGATGGCGAGCGCGAAACCTGTGAGTGATGTGAGGTACCGGTTCATCCTTTACTGCCTGTTCGCCAAAAGACGCACTACAATCGCAGGGCGCGGCCTGGCCGGTGATGAGCGGTGAATCCGATGGATGAACACCCGGCTGGCTCCTCCGCGGGATGCGTGCCCATTCACCGGCGAAACCTGATTCCGGCCAATTGCCTGGATGGGATGCATCGCTAGCCTCCGAAACCGCTTCAGCGCATTCCCATGGCCAACAAGTGAACCCTCAACCCTGCCTCGCCGCGCAAAGCCGGCAAGGCCGCACCCTCGCCCAGAGACCGCCGGCTTCCGGGATTGCAGCATCCGGGGCGGGTCGGAGCCAGGAACCGTCAGTGAGACCAGTCCGGCTCACAGCTTGATCGGGAGCGACATGGCCACCAGTGCCATCACGAAAGCCGGTGCCGCGCCCACGGACAAGGAGGCGGTGGCACGCAGCCGATCGAAGCAGCAGGGTCGCTCAGCGCTTGACGAAGGCCCTTCGCCTGCCTTCGGCGAACTCAAGCACGTAATACCCGGGAGCGAGGGCCGAGGCATCGACGGGTGATGCACCAAGGCCGTCGGCGACGATGCGGCCCTGGGCATCGGTGACGCGCACCGCCGGCAGTTCCCCCATCCAATGCAGCAGGTCCTCAACGGGCTGCGGGAATACCTGCGGTGCCGGGCGCCCATCATGATCGTTCACCCCCAACACCGACTCCACGGTGAGGATCGTGTCCACGGGCGCGCAAAGTGAATCGGCCAGGAAACTGACATGATAGCTGCCTGCGGGCAGGTCCTCCCAGAACGCTGAAACCCCGACCTGGTCGCCGCCGGCAGGCTCCATGGAAGGCCATGCACGAATCTGGAACCAGCCTGTGATCGGCGCTGGGGGCGGTAGCACCGCTGCAGGGTCGGGCACCACCCCGAGGATGGCAATGCTGCCCCCAGTTCCAGCGCTGACGGCTTCAACCTGCGCATCGAGCACGGCCCCATCGCAGGAGTACGCGAGCACCAATTGACTGTACCCGGATGACCCGCAGGCGCCATGATCGATGAGGTGCAGCTGGTATGCGGACCCGAAGGGCAGGCCATCCCACAGCTCGAAGCCGGCCAAGCAGGAGACCGGCCAGAGGCTATCGACGGGCACGCCATCCTGTAGCAGGTATAGCACCGTGGAGTCCGGATCCGGTGCGCAATGATGGTGATGGAAGATGCTCGTGCCGCAAAAGGGCAGGCTGGCGGTTGCATAGAAGTCGGCACCGTTCGGCCCGCCGACCGGTGAGAGATGAAGCATCCATGCGAGCTGCAGGATCTCGAAGGAGAGGGTGTCAATGGGCGCCGTGCCCTGCAGGAGCACCACCTGGTGCATTCCAACCCCGAGGCCATCGGTTGACCAATCGGTGCCGCCATTGTCCCATAAGCACGCATCGATATCGCCGAGATCACCGCACTCGAACGGGTTCAGGTAGGCCAACCCCACTGAATCGGGCCACACCGGATGGTGCATATACGGGCCGCACTGGGCGACTCCGGCGTGGGTGATCAGGGCGGCGAGGAAGCCGGCAGTGATGCGCATGGGGCATGGTCTCTTCGAAAAGACGGAAAGCCACCATCCGGTTGCCCCTGGAACGGCGGAAGGCACGGCCCGTCGCGGGTGCGAGCCGGCGCCAGGCGGCAGCCCTTCACAGCCGCTGCAAGGCGGATCCTCTCGCACCCCTGAGGCTAAGGTGCCTCCGCATCATCGGAAACACGCGGTGGACCGCTCACCCGGCCGGAACCGTCCTCCGGCTGCAGCCTTGCCTTCCTGACCTGCTCCCAATACCGGTAGTGCATGCGGCGGGCCAAGGCCAGCAAGTCATCCGCGGCGATGCGAGCGGTGTGCAGCTGGATAGGGCGGCGCTCCTCGAACACACGCCCCTGGTCGTCGACCGTGTAGATGCCGGCATAGCGGGGAAGCACGATCGGGGAGGCGGTGCGGTATACCCGGCAGGGCATGGCGAAGCAGAAGTAATTGGGGCGGCGGCAATGAGCGGACCCAGCCCGATCACGCGCCCGCTCATGGGCCTCCACCCGTGTGCGCGTTGCATCGTCGCGCTCCACCGGGAATGCGCCATTGAGGAGCAGGCCCTGGCTGTGCTTGGGCTTCAGCAGGTCGTGCTTCAGGTCATTCCGGCTCACCTTGATCTCCACCTCGCAGACATGCCCCTCCGGCGTCACGGTGAGGAGGTCGCTCTCCCAGGCGTAGAGCCTGGCATTCGGGGTGATCCACTCGTGCCGCAGCCCCATCGCGTGAAGGCGCATGTGCCAGGCGATGTCCGCTGCTTTCATCGCCTCTAAATCTAAGGCGCGGCGGGCGGGCATGCAGGTGGGCCGACGCGCACGCATCAAGCCGCGGCTCCTTATCTTCAGGCCATGGAGCGCAGGATCAGCACCCGATTGGCGGAGATGATGCTATCCGATGGCGACCGCATCATCGAGGTGCGCTACCGGGCGGGACTGGACCTGGACGTGGAAGGGCTCCTGGAGGTGCAGCAGCGACGCGGTGAATTGACGGATGCACGGTGCGCGATGCTCGCTTTCTTCCAGCCCGGTACGTTGGCGGACCTCTCCGTGATGGACATGGACTTCTTCGGCGCCACGCGTGCAGGCGAGCAGCTCATCGCACTGGCCATCGTCACCGAGGATGACCTCGGAGAGGCCATGTCATCCATCTACTACAGCTACCATCCGCAGCCTTTCCCCACGCGCATGTTCAGGAGCGAGCGGGAGGCACGGACGTGGATCGCGGAGCAGCTGCGCATGGCTGGGATCTGAAATCGGCTCCTGAGCGCTGCGCTCGCGCGAACAGAGGAGAAAGGTGGGTCAGCTGCCCAACGGTTGCGCTGAGGGCGCCCCTGGTTCACGGCACCTGCGTCGGAATGCTCGATGTGTGCTTCCAATCAGCGGGTGCCCCACTTCCGGTGAGGCCGTACTTGAGAAGGGCGAGCACACCCAGCAGAATGACCAACGGAATGATCACTTGACGAACGAGGCGGTCCACCCAATGCATGAGGCTACCTTCCATGGAATGCGGATTGTGGGCGCGCTTTCAAGCAAAGCTCACGCGCCGTCAAGCTATACGCGCCTGGCGCGCCAATGGTTGCAGGCAGCCTATTGCGGCCGCGTCGCCTGGTGCGGTGCGCATGCACGAACCGATCGGGGAGGCTTCAGGCTGCAACGGCGGCGGCGGCAATGCACCGGCGCGGGAAGCTCCCGGCCAGGTGGCGCCTGACGAAACGTGCCGAGCCATCGCTGCCCACGAACTTGTTGTAGGTATTGGGCGGAACACCATAGAACGCGTGCTCACTGCCGTCGCCGAGGCAGACCCGCAGGACCTGTCCCTTGTACTGCCAGTTGGCCACGCCGCTAAGAAGGGCCACCTCGAATTCGGCCGCCTTTGCAGCCTGCGTCTCCGGATGCAGCGCTTCCAGCAGCTTGTAGGCCGCGATGATGCGCTGGCTCATGGCCTCAGCCGCCTCCCTTTCCGCTTCCTCCTGGAAACGGTCCGGGTGATGGCGTTTCATCAGGCCCTTGTATAGCCCGTTGAGCTCCTTCAGGCTCAGGCCCGAGGCGGCGCCGAGCAGCAAGCGGCTCTCATTGATTTCCTTCATGGCGGCGTGTTCACGGGAAAAACGGCCGCAAAGGTCGGCAAAAAGACCGCTGTTCTGTTCAACGAACCATCCGCACGCTCCCGGTGCGCACACCTCCTTGGAACACGCTGAGCACATAGGTGCCCTCGTTCCAGGCCATCGCCTCAACGGTGCAGGTGGAGGAACTGATGCGTGCGGCATGCAGCAGGCGCCCGGTGGCATCGGTCACTTCCAGCCGATCGGCCCCTTGCAAGGACTCTGGCAGGCGCACGGTGAAGCGGTCGGTGAAGGGATTGGGGAACACCTCCGGTTCGGGAAGGCGCACCTCATCGATGCCGATGGTCGCGCACGGGTTGTAGCTGCCATTGAGCGTGGTGGCGTTGAACACCGGCGACAGCCAATTCCTGAGCTCCTCGGCTGCCGGATTGGGGTTCGCCGTGCCGAAATGGAAGCTCATCTTGCCGAAGTAATCCGGTGCCGTGGGCGTATCACAGAAGGATGAGCCGCCCGTGAGGGTGCCGATGATTCGTTTCGATGCGTTGAACAGCGGGGCCCCGGAAGATCCGGGTTCCGTGACCCCATGGCCGTTCACGGTGGCCGCCCAGGTCACGCGCCAATGCGATCCGCTGGGTCCGCCCCACGTCGTGCTCACAAGGTTGGAAGTGTAGGTGCTGATCTTCTTGTAATCCCCATCGGGGTGGTGGATGCACACACCGGAATTCGACCCCGTTCCTGTGGCGTCCCAGCCGGCATAGTAGGCGCCGACCGAGGCCGGCACGGCACTGGTGAGCTCGAGCAGCGCGAAATCGGAGCCGCTATCCCCACCGTTGTCGTTGCTGTCAGCCCGCCGCGTACAGCCCACCATGTTGAACCCGTTGGTGGTACCGCCATCGCAGGATGCACGCTGGTAGTTCCAGCGGAACTGGAATGTGGCGAAGTTCGAGTCCTGGCTGTCCACGATGCAATGGTGCGCCGTGAGCACATAGGGCTTGCAATCCTGGGCGGTGTTGTTGACCAGTGCCCCGGTGCAGAAACCGGTGCCTGAGGGATCCACCACCCGGATCCGGACCACCGAGTTCCGCTGGTCCACCCAGTTGTCGCCCTCCGGGCAGAGTACATCCACCTCGCACTCACCGGAGAGCATGTCCGCCATCCGATAGGCGTGGGCCAGCCGCCGCAGCCTCAGCGCTCCCTCTCCGCGCACGGCGGCCGGTTCGTGATACTCCAGCACGCAGGCATCGCCGCGGGTGAGATCGGTGGCCAACGCACCGTTCTCCTGGACGTGCGCAGCCGTGTACCCGCCGTATACCTCGTCGCCGGAGGCGGAATAGACGTGGAGCTGAGCGCCGGGCGGCAGATGCACTTCCTCGAGGAAGAGCTCCATGGCGATCGCCCCGGGTGAGGTGATGCGAAGCCGCCAGAGGCGGTCGCCACCAGGCAGCTCGAGCCAGGTTCCATCGGTGCCGAGCGATGCCTCCAGCGCCACGAATCGCCCGTAGAGCGGAACCTTGCCCATGGCATCGCGCTGGCGGTCGTCCGCGCCTGCGGCATCGGCGTCGAAGGGAGCGGCCTCCACACCCGCCACCGCATGGGGGTCTAGGCCGAGGCGCATGCTCAGCGGCAGCGCACCCGTGGTTTCCTGGCCGAGGGCACCGGATGCGAAACCGAGGAGCACGACGTTGAGGGAAAGAGCAAGTCTCATGCAGATAGGGATGAATGGGGCGAATGTAGACGAGCGGTTGCCGGAACCCAACGAACTTTCGCCCATGGTTCCGGTGAACGGAGGAGGCCCGCGCCGGATGCGGAATGCCCCTTGGATCCGCAGGCTGCGCTGGCACGCCGTTGCTGCGGCCCTGGTTCTAGCCTGGGGGCGGTGGGGGCCGATGGAGCCGCTCTTCGAAGGGCCGCGCAGCACGGTGCTGCTCGACCGCGATGGTGGCCTGCTGGGTGCCACGGTGGCCGCGGACGGCCAGTGGCGCATGCCCCCCGGCGATAGCATCCCCCACCGGTTCGAGCGCTGCCTCATCGCGTTCGAGGACCGCCGGTTCCGCGAGCATTGGGGCGTGCGCCTCCCTTCCCTCCTCCGCGCGGCGCGCCAGAACCTGCAGGCCGGCCGCACGGTGAGCGGAGGCAGCACCCTTACCATGCAGGTGGCGCGCATGGCACTGGGGCATCGGGAGCGCACGGTGCTGAACAAGCTCGAGGAGATCATGATGGCCCTGAGGCTGGAGCTGCGGTTCAGCAAGGATGAGATCCTGCGGATCTACGCTGCCAACGCGCCCTTCGGCGGCAATGTGGTGGGCCTGGAGGCCGCAGCATGGCGCTGGTACGGCCGGGACCCGCACTCCCTGGGCTGGGGTGAATGCGCCACCCTGGCCGTGCTTCCCAACGCCCCCGCCCGTATCCACCCGGGCCGCAACCGCGAGAGCCTGCGCGCCAAGCGGGACCGATTGCTGGACCGGCTGCTGGCCGCGGAGGCCCTGGATACACTGGCCTGGTCGTTGGCGCGCGAGGAACCGTTGCCTGAGGCACCTCACCCGCTGCCCCGGCTCGCCCCCCACCTCCTGGCCACGCTGCAGTCCTCGGGCCTCGAGGGGAAGCGCATCCGGAGCACGATTGACAGGGTCCTGCAGCAGCGGGTAATCGACCTGAGCCAGCGCTATGGCCACCTGCTGCGGGCCAATGAGGTGCATAACGCAGCTGTCCTGATCCTGGATGTCCCGACAGGCGAGGTGCTCGCCTACCTGGGCAACCTGCCCGATGCCGATGCCGCCCATGCCGGCCATGTGGATATCGTGCGTGCGCCCCG
Protein-coding regions in this window:
- a CDS encoding KTSC domain-containing protein, whose amino-acid sequence is MKEINESRLLLGAASGLSLKELNGLYKGLMKRHHPDRFQEEAEREAAEAMSQRIIAAYKLLEALHPETQAAKAAEFEVALLSGVANWQYKGQVLRVCLGDGSEHAFYGVPPNTYNKFVGSDGSARFVRRHLAGSFPRRCIAAAAVAA
- a CDS encoding trypsin-like peptidase domain-containing protein, producing the protein MRLALSLNVVLLGFASGALGQETTGALPLSMRLGLDPHAVAGVEAAPFDADAAGADDRQRDAMGKVPLYGRFVALEASLGTDGTWLELPGGDRLWRLRITSPGAIAMELFLEEVHLPPGAQLHVYSASGDEVYGGYTAAHVQENGALATDLTRGDACVLEYHEPAAVRGEGALRLRRLAHAYRMADMLSGECEVDVLCPEGDNWVDQRNSVVRIRVVDPSGTGFCTGALVNNTAQDCKPYVLTAHHCIVDSQDSNFATFQFRWNYQRASCDGGTTNGFNMVGCTRRADSNDNGGDSGSDFALLELTSAVPASVGAYYAGWDATGTGSNSGVCIHHPDGDYKKISTYTSNLVSTTWGGPSGSHWRVTWAATVNGHGVTEPGSSGAPLFNASKRIIGTLTGGSSFCDTPTAPDYFGKMSFHFGTANPNPAAEELRNWLSPVFNATTLNGSYNPCATIGIDEVRLPEPEVFPNPFTDRFTVRLPESLQGADRLEVTDATGRLLHAARISSSTCTVEAMAWNEGTYVLSVFQGGVRTGSVRMVR